Genomic segment of Bacteroidota bacterium:
AATTTGCAGAACTGAGGAGTCATATTATTTCTGCTTTTTAAACAGGTCCCGCAGCCTGAAATTGACCCACCGTCCAAAAACAGATTCGTTTGTTTTAAAATTGCAGTGTCCGATGCTGCCAAATTGTCCAATTCAACACCTTTTCCCAGCAAGAAGATACTGACCGTGTCGCCCTGCTTCTTTGAGAAATTTGCAAAGCGAAGCGCGTTATAAACAGTTTC
This window contains:
- a CDS encoding sulfur reduction protein DsrE is translated as MKKYKMMKAFLVAYILISLFSIRVFAQCGSGTALATTSTSIGIVISTNDAETVYNALRFANFSKKQGDTVSIFLLGKGVELDNLAASDTAILKQTNLFLDGGSISGCGTCLKSRNNMTPQFCKFASMADLYSIIRKNKIVLTF